The following proteins are encoded in a genomic region of Candidatus Brocadiaceae bacterium:
- the corA gene encoding magnesium/cobalt transporter CorA: MARFSIRRSRKAGLPPGTPVHTGEKKVEKVRLSVIDYDEGHFEERAIESPEECFGLRDSKTVSWINLDGLHDVALIQQLGTHFGLHPLVIEDIVSTGQRPKQQDYEDYLYVVLSMLSYNRETRQVDAEQVSLILGERFVLSFQEREGDVFGIVRERIRSAKGRLRKAGADYLLYSLMDAIVDNYFVVCEELGESVEPLRDSMIEDPRPTALQDVHSLKSEVLFLRKVVWPLREVVSGLERTDSPLLTRPTRVYLRDVYDHTIQVIDTVETFRDTIGGMVELYLSSVSNHMNEVMKVLTIIATIFIPLSFIAGVYGMNFDHMPELHWTWGYFGALGIMAAVAGGMLLYFRKRGWI; the protein is encoded by the coding sequence ATGGCGCGGTTCTCCATTCGGCGCTCGCGCAAGGCGGGCCTGCCCCCGGGCACGCCCGTCCACACCGGCGAGAAGAAGGTCGAGAAGGTCCGCCTCTCCGTCATCGACTACGACGAAGGCCACTTCGAGGAGAGGGCGATCGAGTCCCCCGAGGAGTGCTTCGGCCTCCGCGACAGCAAGACGGTGAGCTGGATCAACCTGGACGGACTGCACGACGTGGCGCTCATCCAGCAACTGGGAACGCACTTCGGGCTCCACCCCCTGGTCATCGAGGACATCGTCAGCACGGGGCAGCGCCCCAAGCAGCAGGACTATGAGGACTACCTCTACGTCGTGCTCAGCATGCTCTCGTACAACCGCGAGACACGCCAGGTCGATGCCGAACAGGTGAGCCTGATCCTCGGCGAGCGGTTCGTGCTCTCCTTCCAGGAGCGCGAGGGCGACGTGTTCGGCATCGTCCGCGAGCGCATCCGCTCCGCAAAGGGCCGCCTGCGCAAGGCGGGCGCCGACTACCTGCTCTACTCGCTCATGGACGCGATCGTGGACAACTACTTCGTCGTCTGCGAGGAGCTCGGCGAGTCCGTCGAACCCCTTCGCGACAGCATGATCGAGGACCCTCGCCCCACGGCGCTGCAGGACGTGCACAGCCTCAAGTCCGAGGTGCTGTTCCTGCGCAAGGTCGTCTGGCCCCTGCGCGAGGTGGTCAGCGGGCTCGAGCGGACGGACTCGCCCCTGCTGACCCGGCCGACCCGCGTCTACCTGCGCGACGTCTACGACCACACCATCCAGGTCATCGACACGGTGGAGACGTTCCGCGACACGATCGGGGGCATGGTGGAGCTGTACCTGTCCAGCGTCAGCAACCACATGAATGAGGTCATGAAGGTCCTGACGATCATCGCGACCATCTTCATCCCGCTCAGCTTCATCGCGGGCGTCTACGGGATGAACTTCGACCACATGCCCGAGCTCCACTGGACGTGGGGCTACTTCGGCGCACTCGGCATCATGGCCGCCGTGGCCGGGGGCATGCTGCTCTACTTCCGGAAGCGGGGCTGGATCTGA
- a CDS encoding ABC transporter ATP-binding protein, translating to MAGSEGTISGAQSGVLLGTLPEEVRVGAEAQGVRDADCLFCLCSDIDLDGRREDVWLIVTGSALLAVADSPAGGRVAAGPFAVDQVQKVRVLQTVGSAFLQVMLGGLYVDVLRFSNSRREFFHRARVQLERILNGQAFQPEHLTRPSETTCPKCGVPLPNRGGQCRICTGGHGIVLRSLDLMTPYRGFIALLMGLMILRVGVSLVPPYLVRLLVDGVLQPPPGQGIPGHPSALLLIFVLVLLGIHALQSGLNIGIGRASAAVGTRITREMREMLQAKLLQLDVSYYDRHSVGSLMSRVLYDTDYFQGFVDQVAGGFLLNLLQVFGICIMLFVLNPYLALLVLLPVPLVVIGTLVFLRHVKPRYWPVWESQSKMSQLLSGVLSGVRLVKAFGQEHREEERFSESAYYLLKARRRLSYSVATFHPLIQFAALLGSMIIWYAGGKLVISNRLYGAGISLGVLMAFFNYVGMFYGPIQMLSQFSNWMTGFVSAAQRIFEVMDADVVLKESPSAVRMPTLRGEIELKGVSFGYDPHNPIIKNVSLKIEPGQFIGIVGKSGSGKTTLVNLICRFYDVQQGHVLIDGVDVREMSQADLHQHVALVLQEPFLFRSSIRDNVAYGNPDAGPQQVMDAARAANAHEFIARMPAAYDRQVGERGAGLSGGERQRITIARALVRDPRVLILDEATSSVDTESEQEIQRALATLGRERTTIVIAHRLSTLKSADRIFVMDEGQIAESGSHEELMDMAGIYSKLVRIQTELTRLEL from the coding sequence GTGGCCGGCTCCGAAGGGACGATATCGGGGGCGCAGAGCGGCGTGCTGCTGGGCACGCTTCCGGAGGAGGTGCGCGTCGGGGCCGAGGCTCAGGGCGTGCGGGACGCCGACTGCCTGTTCTGCCTCTGTTCGGACATCGACCTGGACGGCCGGCGGGAAGACGTGTGGCTGATCGTCACGGGTTCGGCGCTTCTGGCCGTGGCCGACAGCCCCGCCGGCGGCCGGGTCGCGGCCGGGCCGTTCGCCGTCGACCAGGTGCAGAAGGTGCGGGTGCTCCAGACCGTGGGCAGCGCCTTCCTGCAGGTCATGCTCGGCGGGCTCTACGTCGACGTGCTGCGCTTCAGCAACTCCCGGCGGGAGTTCTTCCACCGGGCACGCGTGCAGTTGGAGCGGATACTGAACGGCCAGGCGTTCCAGCCGGAGCACCTGACCCGGCCGAGCGAGACCACCTGCCCGAAGTGCGGCGTGCCCCTGCCGAACCGCGGCGGCCAGTGCCGCATCTGCACGGGCGGCCACGGCATCGTACTGCGATCCCTGGATCTGATGACGCCCTACCGCGGGTTCATCGCCCTCCTGATGGGGCTGATGATCCTGCGCGTCGGCGTGAGCCTGGTGCCTCCGTACCTGGTGCGGCTCCTGGTCGACGGCGTGCTGCAGCCGCCCCCCGGCCAGGGCATCCCGGGCCATCCGAGCGCCCTGCTGCTGATCTTCGTGCTCGTGCTCCTGGGCATCCACGCCCTTCAGAGCGGGCTCAACATCGGCATCGGGCGTGCGAGCGCCGCCGTGGGCACGCGCATCACCCGCGAGATGCGCGAGATGCTGCAGGCCAAGCTCCTGCAGCTCGACGTGTCCTACTACGACCGCCACTCCGTCGGCAGCCTGATGAGCCGCGTGCTCTACGACACGGACTACTTCCAGGGCTTCGTGGACCAGGTGGCGGGCGGCTTCCTGCTGAACCTGCTCCAGGTGTTCGGCATCTGCATCATGCTGTTCGTGCTCAACCCCTACCTGGCCCTCCTGGTGCTGCTGCCGGTGCCCCTGGTGGTCATCGGCACACTGGTGTTCCTCCGGCACGTGAAGCCCCGCTACTGGCCCGTGTGGGAGAGCCAGTCGAAGATGAGCCAGCTCCTGTCCGGCGTCCTGTCCGGCGTGCGCCTGGTCAAGGCGTTCGGGCAGGAACATCGGGAGGAGGAGCGGTTCAGCGAATCGGCCTACTACCTCCTGAAGGCGCGCCGCCGTCTGAGCTACAGCGTGGCCACCTTCCACCCGCTGATCCAGTTCGCCGCGCTGCTGGGCAGCATGATCATCTGGTACGCCGGCGGCAAGCTCGTCATCTCCAACCGGCTCTACGGCGCCGGGATCTCGCTCGGCGTGCTGATGGCGTTCTTCAACTACGTCGGCATGTTCTACGGCCCGATCCAGATGCTCAGCCAGTTCTCCAACTGGATGACCGGCTTCGTGTCGGCCGCCCAGCGTATCTTCGAGGTCATGGACGCCGACGTGGTGCTGAAGGAGAGCCCCTCCGCCGTGCGTATGCCGACGCTGCGTGGAGAAATCGAACTGAAGGGCGTCTCGTTCGGCTACGATCCGCACAACCCCATCATCAAGAACGTCAGCCTGAAGATCGAGCCCGGGCAGTTCATCGGTATCGTGGGAAAGAGCGGATCCGGCAAGACAACGCTCGTGAACCTGATCTGCCGCTTCTACGACGTCCAGCAAGGCCACGTGCTGATCGACGGCGTCGACGTGCGGGAGATGTCCCAGGCCGACCTGCACCAGCACGTCGCCCTGGTGCTGCAGGAGCCGTTCCTGTTCCGCTCCAGCATCCGCGACAACGTGGCCTACGGGAATCCGGACGCCGGTCCGCAGCAGGTGATGGACGCCGCACGGGCGGCCAACGCCCACGAGTTCATCGCCCGCATGCCCGCCGCCTACGACCGTCAGGTCGGCGAGCGCGGCGCCGGCCTGTCCGGCGGCGAACGCCAGCGCATCACCATCGCGCGCGCGCTTGTGCGCGACCCCCGCGTGCTGATCCTCGACGAGGCGACCTCATCGGTCGACACGGAGTCGGAGCAGGAGATCCAGAGGGCGTTGGCCACCCTGGGCCGAGAGCGGACGACGATTGTCATCGCCCACCGGCTGTCCACGCTCAAGAGCGCCGACCGCATCTTCGTCATGGACGAGGGCCAGATCGCCGAATCCGGCAGCCACGAGGAGCTGATGGACATGGCGGGCATCTACTCCAAGCTCGTGCGGATCCAGACCGAGCTGACGCGACTGGAGCTCTGA
- a CDS encoding DUF1854 domain-containing protein gives MAEPNAPQPEVPDRPGLGVRWLQPETTHVFSGTFSLLHCTVESEGIYRAVFAVMLFPISYPDRFISLRYTDSEDKVREIGVIDRLRDFPAEAQALLHESLQRQTHEKVIERIHEVREEKGMLFFHVKTQDGWERFVMPWRGDRAEDYSEGGKLLLDAYDNRYVIPDLAALTTAERRQLTAYVYW, from the coding sequence ATGGCCGAGCCGAATGCCCCACAGCCCGAAGTGCCCGATCGCCCCGGACTCGGCGTGCGCTGGCTCCAACCGGAGACGACCCACGTCTTCTCCGGCACCTTCTCCCTGCTCCACTGCACCGTCGAGAGCGAAGGCATCTACCGCGCCGTCTTCGCCGTCATGCTCTTCCCGATCAGCTACCCGGACCGCTTCATCTCGCTCCGGTATACCGACAGCGAGGACAAGGTGCGGGAGATCGGCGTGATCGATCGCCTGCGCGACTTCCCCGCCGAGGCCCAGGCGCTTCTGCACGAGAGCCTGCAGAGGCAGACCCATGAGAAGGTGATCGAACGCATCCACGAGGTGCGCGAGGAGAAGGGCATGCTCTTCTTCCACGTCAAGACGCAGGACGGCTGGGAGAGGTTCGTCATGCCCTGGCGCGGCGATCGGGCCGAGGACTACAGCGAGGGCGGCAAGCTGCTCCTGGACGCCTACGACAACCGCTACGTCATCCCCGACCTCGCCGCGCTGACCACCGCCGAACGGCGCCAGCTTACGGCGTACGTCTACTGGTAG
- a CDS encoding MATE family efflux transporter: MPVDGSETSAACRAGRPAEEHQAPAPPVARPMLRPDGPSLTEGSIPREIVRIAMPTWGAFVSHDLLGIVDMFFVGKLGAPAVAAVSMSGLMFGIIMMLTQGVAGGTMALVANAMGTGDRDHATAVVAQSLSMVAVLSVIVAALGIPLADSMLRLLGASETVVELGAGYLRIVAGGSATMMLMIVFGASLRAAGDARTPFLAMVLGNVVNIVLDPILIFGWLGVPELGVPGSAWATLVGRTVALAVMIRVFFGGEHEHFRLRVQDLRPHPRQMAPIASIGLFASGRMLMQNFGSLLLMRLVAGYGTLAVAAFGICMRLQMVVFGPSMGFGTAAAALVGQNVGAQRPQRAARSAWIAVGLAAAVVLCFSLAFCFGGRVLVGLFNDDPAVRDLGAGLLRWLSFSFVLLSVSFVLGNAMTGGGDTVLPMVIVGVAVILFTVPTAYWLSAKWDSVHGVWAALAGGNVLSGLLAVVAFRLGRWQRIGERIRRRRLA, from the coding sequence ATGCCTGTCGATGGTTCAGAGACCTCGGCCGCCTGCAGGGCCGGGCGGCCGGCGGAGGAACACCAGGCCCCGGCCCCGCCTGTTGCCCGGCCGATGCTCCGGCCGGACGGTCCGTCCCTGACGGAGGGCAGCATCCCCAGGGAGATCGTCCGCATCGCGATGCCGACCTGGGGCGCGTTCGTCAGCCACGACCTCCTCGGCATCGTCGACATGTTCTTTGTCGGCAAGCTCGGAGCCCCGGCAGTCGCCGCCGTCTCCATGAGCGGACTGATGTTCGGGATCATCATGATGCTCACACAGGGCGTGGCGGGCGGCACGATGGCCCTGGTGGCCAACGCCATGGGCACGGGCGACCGCGACCACGCCACGGCCGTCGTCGCCCAGAGCCTGTCCATGGTCGCCGTCCTGTCGGTCATCGTGGCGGCCCTGGGCATCCCCCTGGCGGACAGCATGCTGCGTCTGCTCGGAGCCAGCGAGACGGTTGTGGAGCTGGGCGCCGGCTACCTGCGCATCGTCGCCGGCGGCAGCGCCACCATGATGCTGATGATCGTCTTCGGCGCCTCTCTGCGCGCGGCGGGCGATGCGCGCACTCCGTTTCTGGCGATGGTGCTGGGGAATGTGGTGAACATCGTGCTCGATCCGATACTCATCTTCGGGTGGCTGGGCGTGCCTGAGCTGGGCGTGCCGGGTTCGGCCTGGGCCACGCTCGTGGGCCGGACGGTCGCGCTGGCCGTCATGATCCGCGTGTTCTTCGGCGGCGAGCACGAGCACTTCCGCCTCCGCGTGCAGGACCTGCGGCCGCACCCGCGCCAGATGGCACCCATCGCGAGCATCGGCCTGTTCGCTTCGGGGCGCATGCTTATGCAGAACTTCGGCAGCCTGCTGCTCATGCGGCTGGTGGCCGGGTACGGCACGTTGGCAGTGGCCGCCTTCGGAATCTGCATGCGCCTGCAAATGGTGGTCTTCGGGCCGTCGATGGGCTTCGGGACGGCGGCTGCGGCGCTGGTCGGGCAGAACGTCGGGGCGCAGCGGCCGCAACGCGCCGCCCGGTCGGCCTGGATCGCCGTCGGCCTGGCGGCCGCCGTCGTCCTCTGCTTCAGCCTGGCGTTCTGCTTCGGCGGACGCGTTCTGGTCGGGCTGTTCAACGACGATCCCGCCGTGCGCGATCTCGGCGCAGGCCTTCTGCGCTGGCTCAGCTTCTCCTTCGTGCTGCTCAGCGTCTCGTTCGTGCTGGGCAATGCCATGACGGGCGGCGGCGACACGGTCCTCCCGATGGTGATCGTGGGCGTCGCGGTCATCCTGTTCACCGTGCCGACGGCCTACTGGCTTTCGGCGAAGTGGGACAGCGTCCACGGCGTCTGGGCGGCGTTGGCCGGCGGCAACGTGCTCTCGGGGCTGCTGGCCGTCGTCGCCTTCCGCCTGGGACGCTGGCAGCGGATCGGCGAGCGCATCCGCCGCCGGCGCCTGGCCTGA
- a CDS encoding sugar phosphate isomerase/epimerase encodes MPLGVFTSIGAGLGAGIEKVVGLGIRTVQIHAPGPDGCTPERAEQIAGRFAESGVDVTVVYCGFAGESYASIPVVRETVGLVPPATRQARLAETLRIADFTSWMGVPAIGIHVGFVSEDWRSDEFADVVDVLRTVCGHCADLGLRVHLETGQETADTLLQLLETVDRENLAVNFDPANMILYGSGEPLEALRKVGAFVRSCHAKDGTWSDQPGVEWGREVPLGQGDVNIEQFVATLNEIGYDGPLTIEREISGEKQIEDIRVGIEYLAQVKARLGIA; translated from the coding sequence ATGCCTCTGGGTGTGTTCACCTCCATCGGCGCCGGGCTGGGCGCCGGGATCGAGAAGGTGGTCGGGCTGGGCATACGGACCGTGCAGATCCATGCGCCGGGCCCGGACGGATGCACGCCCGAGCGGGCGGAGCAGATCGCCGGGCGGTTCGCCGAGTCCGGGGTGGACGTGACGGTCGTCTACTGCGGATTCGCCGGCGAGAGCTACGCGAGCATCCCGGTTGTGCGCGAGACGGTGGGCCTGGTGCCGCCGGCCACGCGCCAGGCACGGCTGGCCGAGACGCTGCGCATCGCCGACTTCACGTCCTGGATGGGCGTGCCGGCCATCGGCATCCACGTGGGGTTCGTCAGCGAGGACTGGCGGTCGGACGAGTTCGCCGACGTGGTGGACGTCCTGCGCACGGTCTGCGGCCACTGCGCGGACCTCGGGCTGCGGGTGCATCTGGAGACGGGGCAGGAGACGGCGGACACGCTGCTGCAGTTGCTGGAGACGGTCGACCGCGAGAACCTGGCCGTGAACTTCGACCCGGCGAACATGATCCTGTACGGGAGCGGCGAGCCGCTGGAGGCGCTTCGCAAGGTGGGTGCCTTCGTGCGAAGCTGCCACGCCAAGGACGGCACGTGGAGCGACCAGCCCGGCGTCGAGTGGGGCAGGGAGGTGCCGCTCGGGCAGGGCGACGTGAACATCGAGCAGTTCGTGGCCACACTGAATGAGATCGGCTACGACGGCCCGCTCACCATCGAGCGCGAGATCAGCGGCGAGAAGCAGATCGAGGACATCCGCGTCGGGATCGAGTACCTTGCGCAGGTCAAGGCCCGCCTGGGCATCGCCTGA
- a CDS encoding proline--tRNA ligase, whose translation MAKGLTSQSEDYSAWYNEVVQQAELADYAPVRGCMIIRPYGYALWENIQAALDRRFKETGHVNAYFPLFIPASFLAKEAEHVEGFSPELAVVTQGGGKELEEPLIVRPTSETVIGHMYAKWIQSYRDLPVLINQWANVVRWEMRPRLFLRTTEFLWQEGHTAHATQEEADAETRRMLDVYADFAETDGAVPVVRGRKSRSEKFAGAVASYSIEAMMGDGRALQSGTSHDLGQNFARAFNITYQDPDGRLEHCWTTSWGISTRIIGAIVMVHGDDSGLVLPPRLAPWQIVIVPIWKTDEERAQVLAAADRARAALSAYRVKLDDRDQLTPGFKFNDWELRGVPLRVEIGPRDVRDDKVVFARRDVPGREGKQPAPMSGLAEAAGRMLDEIQASMLQRARAFLEANTADVSDYEGLRSAVAKGFARAWWCGSGECEQKVKDDTRATTRCIPFEQPGGTGRCAVCGEPASEVAIFARAY comes from the coding sequence ATGGCCAAAGGCCTGACATCGCAGAGCGAAGACTACTCCGCCTGGTACAACGAGGTAGTTCAGCAGGCGGAGCTTGCAGACTACGCCCCCGTGCGCGGCTGCATGATCATCCGTCCCTATGGCTACGCCCTGTGGGAGAACATCCAGGCGGCGCTCGACCGGCGTTTCAAGGAAACGGGGCACGTCAACGCCTACTTCCCGCTCTTCATCCCCGCGAGCTTCCTGGCAAAGGAGGCGGAGCACGTCGAGGGGTTTTCACCGGAGCTGGCGGTCGTCACGCAGGGCGGCGGCAAGGAACTCGAGGAGCCGCTGATCGTGCGCCCGACGTCGGAAACGGTGATCGGGCACATGTACGCCAAGTGGATCCAGAGCTACCGCGACCTGCCCGTGCTGATCAACCAGTGGGCGAACGTGGTGCGCTGGGAGATGCGGCCCCGGCTGTTCCTCCGCACGACGGAGTTCCTCTGGCAGGAGGGGCACACGGCCCATGCCACGCAGGAAGAGGCCGATGCCGAGACGCGCCGCATGCTGGACGTGTATGCCGACTTTGCCGAGACCGATGGCGCCGTGCCCGTCGTCAGAGGGCGCAAGAGCCGGAGCGAGAAATTCGCCGGCGCCGTCGCCAGCTACTCGATCGAGGCGATGATGGGCGACGGCCGCGCCCTGCAGAGCGGCACCTCGCACGACCTGGGACAGAACTTCGCCCGCGCCTTCAACATCACCTACCAGGACCCCGACGGCCGGCTGGAGCACTGCTGGACGACAAGCTGGGGCATCAGCACGCGCATCATCGGCGCGATCGTCATGGTGCACGGCGACGACAGCGGCCTGGTCCTGCCGCCCCGGCTCGCCCCGTGGCAGATCGTCATCGTGCCGATCTGGAAGACGGACGAGGAGCGGGCGCAGGTGCTGGCCGCGGCCGACCGGGCGCGCGCTGCCCTCAGCGCCTACCGCGTGAAGCTGGACGATCGCGACCAGCTGACCCCGGGGTTCAAGTTCAATGACTGGGAGCTGCGTGGCGTGCCGCTGCGCGTCGAGATCGGCCCGCGCGACGTGCGCGACGACAAGGTCGTGTTCGCGCGGCGCGACGTGCCCGGACGGGAGGGCAAGCAGCCGGCGCCGATGAGCGGCCTGGCCGAGGCCGCCGGGAGGATGCTGGACGAGATCCAGGCCTCGATGCTGCAGCGCGCGCGGGCCTTCCTTGAGGCCAACACGGCCGACGTGTCGGACTACGAGGGGCTGCGCAGCGCGGTGGCGAAGGGGTTCGCGCGGGCGTGGTGGTGCGGCTCCGGAGAATGCGAACAGAAGGTGAAGGACGACACGCGCGCGACGACCCGCTGCATCCCCTTCGAGCAGCCGGGCGGCACGGGGCGCTGCGCCGTGTGCGGAGAGCCGGCGTCCGAGGTGGCCATCTTCGCCCGCGCCTACTGA
- a CDS encoding DUF4380 domain-containing protein: protein MKMPLATAGLLPLVVLCLAMAGGCASGSGGTHAPGAVRVNRVPYRGWEDALLMTNGDAVVVIVPQVARIMEYSTAGGENLLWIKDELAPEVSGSPGTQGHTRQWENFGGYKLWPAPEKVWRNPPPWELDRGACRVEVSRDGVVTMIGLPCPDFGLRFDRQFTLAPAGSRLEVKQTAVNISDKPITASIWDVTQVRHDVDAFVPMGPGARYRMVDREPFRQQWTFVDGMMVLNTSGADGKAFFSGPPGWLGCRRGEEVYLKVFEIDPTLPPDPETPREVYTCKDYVELEVVGPAVELQPGESTTLTEYWYLLPVPEPVNTNEDLVRVARELAEAVSDRRGSPR from the coding sequence ATGAAGATGCCGCTCGCTACCGCCGGTCTGCTGCCGCTCGTGGTACTCTGCCTCGCGATGGCGGGAGGGTGCGCGTCCGGCAGCGGGGGCACCCACGCACCCGGAGCCGTCCGCGTCAACCGCGTCCCATACCGCGGCTGGGAGGATGCGCTGCTGATGACAAACGGCGACGCCGTCGTGGTCATCGTGCCGCAGGTCGCGCGCATCATGGAGTACTCCACCGCGGGGGGCGAGAACCTGCTCTGGATCAAGGACGAACTCGCCCCGGAGGTGAGCGGCAGTCCGGGCACGCAGGGGCACACCCGCCAGTGGGAGAACTTCGGCGGCTACAAGCTCTGGCCCGCCCCGGAGAAGGTCTGGCGCAACCCGCCGCCCTGGGAGCTGGACCGGGGCGCCTGCCGGGTCGAGGTATCTCGGGACGGAGTCGTGACGATGATCGGGCTCCCCTGCCCCGATTTCGGCCTGCGCTTCGACCGCCAGTTCACCCTGGCGCCCGCCGGCTCCCGGCTCGAGGTCAAGCAGACGGCCGTCAACATCTCCGACAAGCCCATCACCGCATCCATCTGGGACGTCACGCAGGTCCGGCACGACGTCGACGCGTTCGTCCCGATGGGGCCCGGCGCCCGCTACCGCATGGTCGACCGGGAGCCGTTCCGTCAGCAGTGGACGTTCGTGGACGGCATGATGGTCCTGAACACGTCCGGTGCGGACGGCAAGGCGTTCTTCTCCGGCCCCCCCGGCTGGCTCGGCTGCCGGCGCGGGGAGGAGGTCTACCTGAAGGTCTTCGAGATCGACCCGACGCTCCCGCCCGATCCCGAGACGCCGCGCGAGGTCTACACCTGCAAGGACTACGTGGAGTTGGAGGTCGTCGGCCCGGCCGTGGAACTCCAGCCCGGCGAATCCACCACGCTGACGGAGTACTGGTACCTGCTGCCCGTACCCGAACCCGTGAACACGAACGAGGACCTGGTCCGGGTCGCTCGGGAGCTGGCAGAGGCCGTGAGCGACCGCAGGGGCTCGCCCCGGTAG
- a CDS encoding cold-shock protein — MAQGKVKWFSDQKGFGFITPDDGSKDVFVHHSAIQGGGFRTLAENDAVEYDVEQGPKGPRAVNVVKL; from the coding sequence ATGGCTCAAGGCAAGGTGAAGTGGTTCAGCGATCAGAAGGGCTTCGGCTTCATCACCCCGGATGACGGCAGCAAGGACGTATTCGTCCATCACAGCGCCATCCAGGGCGGTGGCTTCAGGACGCTGGCCGAGAACGACGCCGTCGAGTACGACGTCGAGCAGGGGCCCAAGGGCCCGCGCGCCGTCAACGTCGTCAAGCTCTGA
- a CDS encoding M55 family metallopeptidase, translated as MKIFMHWDMEGASGIYSREQVWYWENMVRPQVAAEGIDLIIADANNAAQAALEAGVDELIVCDTHHGGGNFIPERMLADPRITWLFRSRGEDNGRMRWMPGLNETVDGFMLPGHHAKAGTPFAFLPHTQTSKWRDFRINGMSVGEMGSEACFAGHWNVPVCFAQGDEAACAEAQATFPGIVTACVKRHVSRDTCTGPTPGEARALTAHKVKEAVEALRQGLCRPFKVDLPMTVAIDFVDVEDADKAAARPNAERVAERTVQCTVERQADVLKWLSDTGD; from the coding sequence GTGAAGATCTTCATGCATTGGGACATGGAAGGCGCCAGCGGGATCTACTCCCGCGAGCAGGTGTGGTACTGGGAGAACATGGTGCGGCCGCAGGTCGCCGCCGAGGGGATCGACCTGATCATCGCCGATGCGAACAACGCCGCACAGGCCGCGCTCGAGGCGGGGGTGGACGAGTTGATCGTCTGCGACACGCACCACGGCGGCGGGAACTTCATCCCCGAGCGCATGCTGGCGGACCCGCGCATCACGTGGCTGTTCCGGTCGCGCGGCGAGGACAACGGCCGGATGCGCTGGATGCCCGGTCTGAACGAGACGGTCGACGGCTTCATGCTGCCCGGCCATCACGCGAAGGCGGGCACGCCGTTCGCCTTCCTGCCCCACACGCAGACGAGCAAGTGGCGCGACTTCCGGATCAACGGGATGAGCGTCGGCGAGATGGGCAGTGAGGCCTGCTTCGCCGGGCACTGGAACGTGCCCGTCTGCTTCGCCCAGGGCGACGAAGCGGCCTGCGCCGAGGCCCAGGCGACGTTCCCCGGCATCGTCACCGCGTGCGTCAAGCGCCACGTCTCCCGCGACACCTGCACCGGCCCGACGCCGGGCGAGGCCCGCGCGCTGACGGCGCACAAGGTCAAGGAGGCCGTCGAGGCACTGCGCCAGGGCCTGTGCAGGCCGTTCAAGGTCGACCTGCCGATGACGGTGGCCATCGACTTCGTGGACGTCGAGGACGCCGACAAGGCGGCCGCCCGCCCGAACGCGGAGCGGGTGGCCGAACGCACGGTGCAGTGCACGGTCGAACGCCAGGCCGATGTCCTGAAGTGGCTCTCGGACACCGGGGATTGA
- a CDS encoding TIM barrel protein encodes MSRFRIGCVPITWKNVPQDQVLREIVESGYEGVPAGPRGGMTARGVLDELYGYGLDPAPTYMGGDLWTPEAQEPALEQAARLAAFAREADVTELFISAGGSRTFVGPRGLNRMRVAGRVEPSDAMSDAEYRQLADTLNRIGEITRAEDVRLCYHNHCASVIETREEIERLLSLVDPDLVFLGPDTGHLAWGGTDVVEFFREHADRILAVHLKDIDPRVMMEGRSRQWDYAVCREQGIYTELGEGFVDFPGVLEALRAADYRGWLLAETDVTQLPTAYESAVVSRDYLESLGL; translated from the coding sequence ATGAGCCGCTTCCGGATCGGCTGCGTTCCGATCACGTGGAAGAACGTCCCGCAGGACCAGGTCCTTCGGGAAATCGTCGAGTCGGGGTACGAGGGGGTGCCGGCCGGTCCGCGAGGCGGCATGACCGCCCGGGGGGTGCTCGACGAACTGTACGGCTACGGGCTGGACCCGGCGCCCACCTACATGGGCGGCGACCTGTGGACGCCAGAGGCGCAGGAACCGGCCCTGGAGCAGGCCGCGCGCCTGGCGGCGTTCGCCCGCGAGGCGGACGTCACCGAGCTGTTCATCAGCGCCGGCGGATCGCGCACGTTCGTCGGCCCCCGCGGCCTCAACCGCATGCGGGTGGCCGGCCGCGTGGAGCCGAGCGACGCCATGTCGGACGCGGAGTATCGGCAACTGGCCGACACCCTCAACCGCATCGGCGAGATCACGCGGGCCGAAGACGTGCGCCTCTGCTACCACAACCACTGCGCGTCCGTCATCGAGACGCGCGAGGAGATCGAGCGGCTCCTCTCGCTGGTCGACCCCGACCTGGTCTTCCTGGGGCCCGACACGGGCCACCTGGCCTGGGGTGGGACGGACGTCGTCGAGTTCTTCCGCGAGCATGCGGACCGCATCCTGGCCGTGCACCTGAAGGACATCGATCCGCGCGTCATGATGGAGGGACGGTCGCGGCAGTGGGACTACGCGGTCTGCCGCGAGCAGGGGATCTACACCGAACTGGGGGAAGGCTTCGTGGACTTCCCCGGCGTGCTCGAGGCGCTGCGCGCCGCCGACTACCGGGGCTGGCTGCTGGCCGAGACGGACGTGACGCAACTGCCGACGGCCTACGAGAGCGCCGTCGTGAGCCGCGACTACCTGGAGAGCCTGGGTTTGTGA